From Rhododendron vialii isolate Sample 1 chromosome 10a, ASM3025357v1, the proteins below share one genomic window:
- the LOC131302982 gene encoding uncharacterized protein LOC131302982 gives MARFVTSNKHKKEIDSLLALRKRNDETLRQYADHYWEFFNEIERCYGVISTRGFKLGLTSQDEQIYDDLARHKPNSMKDLMTHIEGWCQLIKSKAERGIGKPMSAKTALASAAAPAPTPVSTRKKQVNNIKLSQRKGPKPSDFNAEKIVFTSPIYQIIDQVTLTTACKPFKAYLEQLVAEGHLNNFIDHEKTKARAERAENHTEEEVQTIHVIHGPLNSEAARIIRAKLNDATSSKHVILLGPESKRPRTDNGSKWTITFTEKDLDRVQLLHNDALVVTLRIRTYNVRRVLVDQGSSAEVMYYSLFKDLKLSDTDLRLLRSFPHWVQRNPGMAPRHDHSPRSCRFSGP, from the exons atggctcGGTTCGTCACGAGCAATAAGCACAAGAAGGAAATCGATTCCCTCCTCGCTCTCCGAAAGCGAAACGACGAAACACTCCGCCAGTACGCCGATCACTACTGGGAGTTCTTTAACGAAATAGAACGTTGTTACGGTGTCATTTCGACCCGAGGATTTAAGCTCGGTCTTACTTCTCAGGACGAACAAATCTACGACGACCTCGCCCGCCACAAGCCCAACTCCATGAAAGACCTCATGACTCACATAGAAGGATGGTGCCAGCTTATTAAATCAAAGGCCGAGAGGGGCATCGGAAAGCCCATGAGCGCAAAGACGGCGTTAGCTTCGGCGGCCGCTCCAGCTCCCACACCAGTTTCGACCCGTaagaagcaggtcaacaacatcaagcTGTCACAAAGGAAAGGACCAAAGCCTAGCGACTTCAACGCCGAGAAAATAGTCTTTACCTCTCCAATCTACCAGATCATCGACCAG GTCACACTTACCACTgcttgcaagcccttcaaggcttacttggagcagcttgtcGCGGAAGGCCACCTCAATAACTTCATTGACCACGAAAAGACAAAGGCCCGAGCAGAACGTGCCGAAAACCATACCGAAGAGGAGGTTCAAACGATCCATGTTATCCACGGTCCTCTCAACTCCGAGGCCGCTCGTATCATCCGTGCCAAACTGAATGACGCCACTTCTTCCAAGCACGTCATATTGCTCGGTCCTGAGTCAAAGCGCCCCAGGACCGACAACGGCTCTAAGTGGACCATCACCTTTACCGAGAAAGACCTCGATCGTGTCCAGCTCCtgcacaacgacgccctcgtcgtCACGCTGCGCATCAGAACCTATAACGTCCGACGCGTCCTCGTTGACCAAGGCAGCTCGGCcgaggtcatgtactactctctgtttAAAGACCTGAAGCTCTCAGATACCGACCTCCGTCTcctccgaagtttccctcaTTGGGTTCAGCGGAACCCCGGTATGGCCCCTCGGCATGATCACTCTCCTCGTTCGTGCCGGTTCAGTGGTCCTTGA